DNA sequence from the Poecile atricapillus isolate bPoeAtr1 chromosome 4, bPoeAtr1.hap1, whole genome shotgun sequence genome:
AACTGCCCAGGTAAACTCAACAAACCTTAAAGAAAGGCTGAACACAAGGGAGGAACTTAAAAAAGCAAATAGCATCCCTGAACTCGGGCTCTGTAAAActtcctttgctgcttttgaagtCAGGACTGTTCTTGGTTAGTGAATAACAAGGACTCTTTATATCCTTACGTGTAAAGTGCCTAAGAACCGTGTAATCTTTTGAGTAGTGGTAAGTGTGGGAGTAGTTTGcattcaggctgtgctgggtggaGGTGACTGAGAGGCTTTTCTGCTTCTGGATCTCTCTACGATGGAGGAAAACATGGGCAATGGTATTGCTGGCTTGAGAATAGCTATTTCTGAGTGTCAGAAATAGCAGCTAGGCAGCCAGGGgtgtaaagcagaaaaaaccctGCAGATGTGCCAAAAAGTTCTATTAGCAGTGATTAGCAGATTAAGGATTGGCAGCAAATCTAAATGTAACCTTGGGTACCTCTTCCAGGACTGTAATTGACTGTTGCACCAATTATTAATTGGAATTtatctaaaataatttaagtttGATGTTTATGTACGTGACATTAAGACTTAATGTTTAAATGATTATTCTAAAGGCCCACTAGCACGACACCTATTTCAATGCCATTCATTTCATTTCCACATTGTCCAGCCTTCAGGTGTCACACCTTTGTGAAGGAAGTGGAGGGGGTGGAAAATcctcctatttttttcttctgaaagtcATTATTTTCTGTGTAGTCACACTTCCTGTTGTAGGTCCTGCTCGGTTCTTCTGGGTGAATGGAAAAACGCTTCCTTGAAACCAATAAATCATGATTTAGAAGTGTTTTGGTTGGCTGAAAACCTCTCCAACAATCTGACTGTCAGGAGTGTGCTTGATTTTCTGCAACTCTTGAAAACTCATACTTTCTCTTTCATTTGAAAACCCCCACATGCAGGTCATTAAACCTACTCCAACAACTACTCATAAAGTTAATGTTTAACTCCATGGTATGCCTTTAACTTTTTCTTGCTGTGCTCCAATAGGAGAACCCTTTCCAATCAGCAGCTGGTTTCACTACTATAAAGCTGTTCTGCATCTGGTTCTTCTCCATATCCTTGTTTTTAGGGCCTTTTGACTGAAAGGAATGGCTTCGATTCAATGATCATTTTGTGGGTGTTGTTTGGATGGGGGGTTATGttatgttttggggtttcttttaaaatgttagcaaatttggattttcctttttgcCCTCTGCAATAAAAGGATGTTGCATGCCAGGTCAAATGCCAAAACAGTCTTGTTTAATGGAGGCCAACCCTAACAAGAAGGACTTAAGTTAGAGGTACAAAATGGTTTTATATTGTTAACCATCCTGGAGGAGTGTGTGATTGTGTCTCTGGGCTTCTCGTTCCTCTTTTCTGTCAGGACACCTGGCAATTCCTTTTTGTGCTCCTGCTGTGCAGAAAAGGAGGGCAATTGCATTGGACGTTGatcctttttatttgttttggcaAGTGATTTGTTCTGGGAGTTGACTGCGGGAGTGTGGCTGGGAGTCAGTAGGAAGAACCCCTGGGAGCTGTGATGAGCTGGCTTCCAGTTGAGCACCACCCTGGCATTGTCCAGTAAAGCCTTCTGTGCCTGGGCACTGCTTGCTGCTTTGGGAGATGAGCTGAGTCGGAAACTCCCACTGGAATAGGCAAGTCTGTCCCTTTGGGAAtacctgctgtgctgggggagctcATGGCTGAGAGCACCTGGGAGCAGGGGAGTGTCTGGGAGAGAACCTGGAGCTGAGCTTGGGTGGCTGTGTTGCTGCCCTGCTGATGGCACTGGGCACCCACCCATTCCCCAGTCCCAGTGTGCCAAATGGGAATTAGGCTCATGATTAATTGGCTTACAGAGTGCTGTTACCTATTGCCCTTGTTCCTGCAGAATTCAAACCTGAGCTCCCTGCTTCTGTCTGGCCGGGGCATGAAATGATGAGGCTGCAGGTTCCTGCCAGAAGTTCAGTAGAAGGTCAATgcgatttttttcccagtaaaaatgtcacttaaatCGGCATTTCTCTAACAGCATCATGTGTTTAATGTCTCTATGACTTGGCAGATCCTGTGCAtatattttccagctcccatGGAAGGTGCTTGTGTGGAAGAGGGGAGTTGCATAATAGGTTTTTGAGAAGTGATTGTTTTACCAGTTCTGAAGATACCACAAGGTGCAGACTGCCAGGGAAGTGTGTTGTGTCATCTCTTGACACTGATTTGCTGCAAGAGGATAAAAAAGAATGTTTGGTAAATGGTTTTAGTTGTATTGCCAGGTTTTCATGTTAGAATTTATAATGCCTTCACAAGGAGTAAAATGTCCCATGTGATTCCTGTTTATAACTTGGCTGCCAGGTAAGTGTGGGGAGGGGAAGCAAAGGGGAAATGCTGTTGGCATCCTAGGGAAGGATGGCTGTAGATCCCGTGGCTTTTGGTGGCATGTGTGTCACCCCAGCCATGGAAAATATCCCTTAGGGCTAAGGATTGtctgttctgtgctgtgctctagGCCTCGGATCAGGAGATGGAAGTAGAGCCGGCCTGTGGCAACGTGCTGGATCATGATGAGCCCTTAGGCTCCTGTAACCTTTGATTTCTGCTGCTGATAGGAACATAACTGAGTTTCCCAGTCCTGCACCTCCATTCATGGTTTTGTAATATCGCTCTTGTTGACAGGAGCAGTAACTCAATACCGTGGGAATGCTTCTAGCGTTGGGAGATGGAATCAATAATGGAATTTTTCTGAGTTGGATTAATCATTTTCCTTGGGAGACCTAACTGCTGTCTACAACTACCTGGAGGGGACACCCTTCAGAAAACTTAGTACAGAGTAATATAACTCAGAAAAACCCTTGAATTTTTACATCATAAGCGTATAGGAATATAGTAATTTATAAGTAGCTATATAAAATAAGAGATGCTCTATTTGTTAGCTGCTAACCCATGTAAGATTAAGTAAGGAAAAGTCCTGAACAATCTGTTTTAAGAGGGTTATATGACAATACCAGGGAGACAGCAAGGACCAAGCAGTGTTATCCGTTGTTCTTATTTATAAAGGACACTGCAACAGACTCAGGCTTCCACGTGGATTGGTTTGGCAGGAGGAAAAGAGCAGATTGTTTGGTTTGGCTTGTACTCATTTCTCTGTCCTAGGAGGGTGATGGTGACTGAGGAGTTTGACATGTCCTCATTGTGCTTTGAAGGCACTTTGCTTTCCTCTGCTGCATACAGCATTTTAAATTGGCCAACCACGTGTAACAagtatttcctcttttcctgctgtCAGGAGCTGTGCATTTAGGGTGGCAGTGGGGTTTTTCAGCGTAGGTAGGGCTGGTGCTCAAGTGGGTGTTTAAGTGCTGATTTAAGTAGGTTCTGAATCAAGTACCTGTTGAAATGCTTCAGTGGAAATTCTGGTGTTCACGTGTGCAGTACTAACTCCTGTTATAAAAGTCATTCCTGTAAGCAGAATGCTGTTTTTGGAAGCTCAAAGTTGGCTCTTAGTCAATGGTAGCATTTTCCTGCCTGATTTTTTGCTTTCCACCCTTATGTGTCGGGTCAGCGTTGATACTAAAGAAAAACATGGCACGAATTTACGTGtctttggggaggaaaaaagccctGTATCTTCTCTATCCCGGCCGCTTATATGACAGCAAAACCCTAGAAAATACTGTGCTGAAATCAGAGTAGAGAGCTGCAGCTTGGAGGAGGACAACTGGAAGTGCTCATAACCGTGCAAAAGAAAGGGTGGTGGGCTTAAACTGCCAAATGTAGTGCTTTTGTCTGGGATGTAATGCTCTTATTTCTCCTTTCAGCTATGAAGCCGTACGCTCCAGCCTTCATTCTCCTGTGGAGTGCTGTCGGGATAGCGAGGGCTGCCAAAATCGTTGTTGTGCCGCCAATTATGTTTGAAAGCCATCTTTATATTTTCAAGACTCTGGCCTCAGCCTTGCATGACCAAGGTCACCAGACAGTGTTTCTCCTCTCTGAGGGCAGAGAGATTCCTCCATCTAATCACTACAGACTTCAGCGCTACCCAGGGATCTTTAACAGCAGCACCTCGGATGATTTCCTCCAGTCCAAGATGAGGAGTATCTTCTCGGGGAGACTGACTGCCCTCGAACTGTTCGATATCCTGGACCACTATTCCAAGAACTGCGACATGATCGTCGGCAACCGAGACCTCATGCGTGCCCtcaaacaggaaaaatttgACCTGCTCCTGGTAGATCCCAATGAGATGTGTGGATTTGTTATAGCCCATCTTTTGGGGGTTAAATACGCCGTGTTTTCCACTGGCCTCTGGTATCCAGCAGAAGTGGGCGCTCCAGCTCCCCTGTCCTACGTTCCAGAATTTAACTCGCTGCTCACAGATCACATGAACCTATTCGAGAGGATTAAAAATACTGTTGTTTATCTTATTTCAAGATTTGGCGTCAGTTTTTTGGTTCTGCCAAAATACGAAAGGATAATGCAGAAACACAAGGTTCTTCCAGAACGTTCCATGTATGACTTGGTCCACGGATCCAGCCTGTGGATGCTTTGTACTGATGTAGCGCTGGAGTTCCCGAGACCGACGCTACCCAACGTTGTTTATGTGGGAGGAATCCTAACGAAGCCGGCCAGCCCCCTGCCAGAAGTAAGGTTTGCTGAGTTTTACAGTAATTTCTGTGGTTTCTGCTTGACCTCATGTGAGGAGAGGCAGGTTTTAAGCAGTGGTTTTCAGATGTTCTGTTGTTGCTTGGTGAAACGTTCCATGGAAGTCACTTTGAGCGGTGCTGAGGGGAACTGTGGGTCACAAATTCAACAAAATGAGGCATTTTTGGATGGTGGAAGTGTTTTGCTTCTGAGTGAGGTGCTTAATGCTGTGCTAGAGGTGAAAGACAGTGCGTTCTGTCTTGGAAATCACATCAGTAGCTTTTAACCAAAGTAAAAATGGTCTAAAATGAACATAGGGTAGAATTCATGGGTACTGTTTATGCTTAAAGAAGCCTGGTAGGTTACACTAGGTAATTTCATGCTGTGGGTGTTTTTATGGTATTTCTGTGCCTCCCTTAGGTTTGATAGTGACCAAGACGATGTGTACATAAAGATGAAAAGGCTGTACTGAGTGAGAAATGGAGATGAGTTGACATAAACAGCACCGTGGCTGCACTCAGATCCCAATTTTTACTGTGCACGTGCAGGACATCAGGGTCTGAACTTCAGACTGAAACAGTGATAGTGACTGGACTGACTCCAGAAATCCTGGCTGCACAGATTAATTATTAAGTTTGATTACTTCAGTGATCTTTGATATGTTATACCTAAGAACGCCTCTGTCGAGCAGTACAGCGGTGAGCGACAGGCAGAACAATCTCACAGAAAACCATGTCATTTATGCTTCTGTTTGTGTGTGCATAAACAAACAGTTCTTGAATTGGAGGTGATTTTTAATGGATGCTTTTGGCTGGATGATGAAAAGGGCTAGGTAGACCTGCAGTGCCCAACAGTTTGCTTTTCTAAGTGGCTCTTTGaggctttgctttttttgtggaaagtgctgttatttcctttttcagtaAGCAGAAAAAGGTGTTGGAGTAATCGTTTTGGGTAATAGGTTAACGTTGtctgttttgtgtcttttgaTGTTCACTGTAACAGGAGAGTGACAGTGACCTTGAAACAGTCCTGTACGTCCAGTAAATGGTGGCAAATATTTGTTACAGTGGGGGAAAGAAACTACCTATAATTATTTGTGAGCTGAGACATTATTTACCTTCTCAGTTTTATCAGGCAATGCATCCTTAGTGTTCAAAACATGAGTTCTCACTGAATGTGAGAGAGGGACCAAGTGAGCACATTCCTCCTTTGTCCTGTAATTTATCCATGCCTAAGctgttccccatccctgtggtGCATCCTGTAGGTAAATTATTGGGCAATCAGTTTGTGTTTTCCAAGCAATGGGATGAAAGTCACaactgtccctctgtcctggcaGATGAAAACTGCGAGTGCAGATAGCGAGTGCTGCGGCTGTTCTCTGCTCTTGCTGCATCTCCAAGGCAGCAGCCTTGGccaatttattttctgcagcttCTAGTTTGGTGCATTAGGGTGAGCCAGAAGGAGAAGCTAGTTCATGGTTCTGTGCTGGAATTGGTGATGCTTCAGCAGCTCCCTCAAGTAATTTTCTCGTCTGTGGATGCTGATTAGAAAAAGGGAGTGTGTAGCTGGGCACAGTAACTACCATTTGCTCACTAAAGTTGTTATTACAAGTTTTTCTGGTCTCTTGAATTCACCAAAACTGCTTACAAGTAGCCTAGTCCACTTTGCTAGAGAagtattgggaaaaaaaaaagtcaggagtGTTCCTTCAAGTCCAAAATACCAGAGCAGGTTGCCTGGGCACCTCAGTAGTGGCACCCCTCTgttgtttccttctttcccccCTCACCAAAAATAACCAAGTAATTTGCTTAACCATAATAGAATGCCTATGCATAAGTTAAGGGTTCTTTGTGTTAATAAGCAGCATCTTAAAAATAAGAGGCACAAAGTGACAATTAAGCACTCAATGAGGAGATAAAGGTCAAGATCTTACAAGGTGTCACAGGGTGGCCATTCTTTCATCCCAGGGCATGGGGTAGCTCTGTTTTGTGGCTGCTCAGATTCTGCACCTGTTCCTTGAACTTCTTGAAAGGAAAGTTAGAAAAGCACAGCTTTAAAGGCAGCACGTAGCAGTGGGTGCTGAATATTCATGTCATGTAACAGCGTGTATGTGTGAGGGGAAACAAACTCGGCCCAGCTTTGCTGGTCATCTGTGTTAATATTATGTATTTTACCTATGTACGTGTGTAGATATACATAACCTGACCCAGCTTTGCTGTCCCATCTGCATTAATATTTCGCTCCTGGGGCACATCCTCCCTGCTGATCCTACAGCTCGCTTGTGTCAAGCATGATTTTCAGCTGCTGCCGAGCTCTGTAGCAGTTCCGCTGCAGCCCCCGGCTGTGGCGCACAGGCTGCGAGCGTGTCTTTGGCTCTCAGCTCGCCCAGATGCCTGGGGAAGGCTCGGATCCCGCTCCCGGTGTCGGTCTGCGCTTGGCGCAGTGTCCCTGGGGAAGTCGCAGTGACCGGCGTGCCAGGGAGGGGGAGCCGGCGAGGGGAGCAGCGGGTCCTTTGGAGGTCACGGCTCTGCCCGGCTCCCTGCGGTGCCTTGCGGCTCCCTCCtcggcagggcagggacagcctcaCCTGTGCAGACAGCGGCTGAAGTGCCCGGGCACGGCGCATTCCCCCTTGGGGTCCCTGCTGCGGGTGGGTGAAGCTGAGCCCTCCGTGTCACTCGGCTCTGCCGTGCTGGCAGGGCTGATGGTGGCTTTGCGAAGCTCTGCCTAGGCGATTGTGGTTGTCTTCTGTGAGAGCCAGTGTGACGTTTTCACTGGTTAAAAGTGGGTTTAGCCAGTGCTCCTTGCttgcctgctgtgctgctcagcaaAAGACGAGGAGATGCTGAAGGTGACTTAACCCACAGGCATGTGGAATTTTATTAGCTTATTTATGGGTACAGAGTCCAGGATTTGTGTTCATAACTCATAAAAGTGTATGCtgagttatatatatatagaggaCAGTGTGAACAAAATTAGCCTTAAAAGATGAAAAGCCTAGAGACAGACTGGCTATCAAGCCCTTAAGGTCATCAATGACTTCAACTACTGAGGGTATGGTGTTCCCTGGCAGAGTTTTCCAGATAACTCATTGGCCATTAGGAAAATCACTGGCtcc
Encoded proteins:
- the UGT8 gene encoding 2-hydroxyacylsphingosine 1-beta-galactosyltransferase isoform X1, with product MKPYAPAFILLWSAVGIARAAKIVVVPPIMFESHLYIFKTLASALHDQGHQTVFLLSEGREIPPSNHYRLQRYPGIFNSSTSDDFLQSKMRSIFSGRLTALELFDILDHYSKNCDMIVGNRDLMRALKQEKFDLLLVDPNEMCGFVIAHLLGVKYAVFSTGLWYPAEVGAPAPLSYVPEFNSLLTDHMNLFERIKNTVVYLISRFGVSFLVLPKYERIMQKHKVLPERSMYDLVHGSSLWMLCTDVALEFPRPTLPNVVYVGGILTKPASPLPEDLQAWVNGAHENGFVLVSFGAGVKYLSEEIANKLAHALARLPQRVIWRFSGNRPRNLGNNTKLIEWLPQNDLLGHSNIKAFLSHGGLNSIFETMYHGVPVVGIPLFGDHYDTMTRVQAKGMGILLNWKTMTESELYEALVKVINDPSYRQRAQRLSEIHKDQPGHPVNRTVYWINYILRHNGAQHLRAAVYSISLFQYFLLDIALVLLVGAALLYYVLARMTKLICKQSKHLWCNDKHSAVNGHYQNGIPNGKYRRNGHIKHEKKVK